The genomic window TCTTGCTTTAAATGATTTTTTAATACTAGGCTTTCTTAAACCAAATTTCATTATTTACTCACCTTTCATGCCACATTTTTATAAACTATAAATGACTTGAACTGCTTTTCCGATAATTCTTGCAGGTATATCTTTGGTAACAACAATAGGCTGGTAATCTGGATTATCTGCAATTAGTAACATAATTCCATTTTGCCTTTTTATTCTTTTCAAAGTAGCTTCAGTGTCTCCATTGACCTGAACGGCTGCAATTTCACCATCTTCAACTTCTGGCTGTAATCTTATTAATACTTGAGAGCCATTAGGTATTCCTGGACTCATGCTATCGCCACAGATGTTCAGGGCGACGATCTCACCAGAAGGAAGGCTGGAGCCTACCATTGGAATGTATTGCTCAATATTCTGCTCTGCAGTTATTGGTTTTCCGGCAGCAATCTCACCTAAAACGGGAATCTGTACAATTTTATCTAAGAAAACAAGATTAGAAGGCTTATCGAAATCAATCCCCAAGAGGTACTCAGGCTTAACGTTGAAAGCTTTAGCGAAGTCATCAACCCTATTCAAAGGAAATTCCCTCGTTCTATTAAAATATCTAGACACAGCAGATTTTGCCATATCTACCCGTCGGGCAATTTCACTAATAGATAGCCCCTTTTCATCTTTTAGTTGGTCTAAGATGTCCATTATTTCATCGTTTGATCTCATTCTTTCACCTCTCTAATAAGTAATATCTAAATGATACCACCGTTCCCAAAAGAGTGCAATAGATACCGGAATAAAAGTTTTTTGAATCTTTTTAGGAGTTTTTCGTTGACAGTTGAGAACGAAGGTGTTAAATTGTTGTTGTACCCGAAAGAGAACGGAGGTGGAACGAATGACATTGGATTTAAAGAGGCTAAAAGCTGAACGTATAGCAAAAGGATTAACACAAGATGAAATGGCTGAAAAAATGGGATGGAATACCAGAACACCATACGCCAAGCGGGAAAATGGTATTGTTTCTATCGGTGCAAATGAATTGGTAAAGATGGCAAGTATTTTGGGGTACGAAAGCGACAATCTAGGTATTTTTTTTACCGATAACGTTCCCGATAGAGAACGAAAACAACCAGCATAAAGGAGGGGTGAGCATGCCGACCAAATCGAACTGTGACCGGATCCTTGAAATCATTCGCAGGGATCCGGACAGGGAAAAAACAGAGTACATGACCAAAGAAGTTGTACTGAAAAAAATTGATGGATTGAAGGCAGGAACATTGAATGATTACATTGCAGATTGCCGGGACAATTATCCAGTAAAGCATACGATTTTGAACCCGTCTCATAAGGTTTGCCTGATTCATTATGGGCAATTTGAACAATATCTGCAATGGCGATCTGACAATAGACTGAAAGCGAGAAAGGAGAAAGTTTCATGAAGTACACAACAAGGATCACACTAGCTTTATCTATTTTAGCAATGGTATTTGTATCAGCATTTTTCTTTAGAACCTGGGAGGCCTTCATTTTGACTGTATACCCGCTTTGTGCTGGTTGGGTCATTGGTGAATGTATCAATATTCCAGAGGCTAAGGTGAAAACCAAGTGGCGAAGGTTTAAGGATTCTATAGCGATCAGGATTATCAATTTTGCTGACTTTATAGGAAGGAGGTAGTCAAATGTTGACAGCTGCACAGAATCATTTAGTTAGGGAAGCAATCAGGGAAAAGGCCCATAACTTGGGTCAGATTATCCAACATGAAAGTGCCAAGCCGTTGGGGGATCAGAACTTGAAGCAACTTGATTCTCTTACTGCTGAATGGCATGAATACAACAAGATTTATGACGAGCTTGTGAGAGTGGGGTGCTGATATGGCTGCAAAGACGTGGACCACAAAGGAAATTCAGTATATCAAAAAAAGTGCTTTATTGGCTGAAACCAATCACGTATTGAATGCTGATCAGATGGCCGAGAAGCTTGCTCGTTCAATCAAATCGGTAGAATCAAAGATTTATAAAATGCAAAAGGATGGGGATTTGCCATCAATTGATAGGTCAAAAGCTTTTGATGCGGAGAATAGGCCTTTTACACCTAAAGAGGACAAACGACTAATTTCAATGATTAAACTGGGCGCTGGCTATGAAGAAATAGGCGAGGCCTTGGGAAGAAATAAAAGTTCGGTTTCTGGCAGATTGTGGCGACTTAGGCAAAATGGGAAACTAAAGCATTACTCAAAAAGCACATGGTCCGATAAGCAAGTTCAATTGATCATTGAAAATATTAAGTTTGATGAAAATGGTTTTGTCTCAAATTATGCAGAGTTGGCCCAGCTAACCAAAAAGCGACATACCCAAATTCAGCAAAAAATTTCAAAGCTTAGAAAAGATGGATTAATCACTGTTCAGGCTGATAGAACCAAAACCAGTGTGAAATCTAAGCAGGCTATGGATCAATTTAATTGTGCAAGATTTGGAAAGAGAATGGAGGATAAACCAGTGACAGAGAAGGTTGCCGAAACGAATGTGAAAGTAGAAACACAGTCAAAAGTGGTGCAAATGATCATGACAGTAGTTGTCGCCGGTAATGAAAAAACGATCAATTATTTCTCAATGGAAGGCGAGTTGTTAGCTGCAAAAAAGGAGGCAATTGAATGATTGAGTTAGTCACAGCAAGCGGCTTGCGTAGATCTGTTCAGTTCGAAAGGATTGTGGATATTTGCGAGTTGCCAAAGGAAAAACGATCTTCTGTGGTGATTTCACTTTCAACTGGAGAAGTCATTTTTGTTGCAGATTCTTACGATGAAGTTATGGACAAGTATAGAAACGAAAAAAAAGAGCCTGTACCGTCAGCAAACGATACAAGCCAGTAAATAAATAATAGTAAAGACATTATAGCATATTTTGAAGGAGTGAAAAACCCTGGGAAAAAGAATAAACAGATACCGGATAAAAATTTTGTACAACGATGGTGGAAAGCTTTCTGTGAATGGCCGTGTAGATGTTTGGAAAGATAAGGAATTTAAGGATGATATGGAGCGTGTGAAATTTATTCTTGATCGTGCCCGTATTGGCTGGGATGGATTTCAAGCATTTAATGGTGAACGATCAGAAAACAAGGTTATCCAAGCAGTAAACGATGACCAGGCAGAATTAGTTGAATGTAAACAAACATATTAGGAGGGAAAACATGACTTCAATTAAAATCAACAAACTTGAGATCGAAAACGTGAAACGTGTGAAGGCGGTAAAAATAGAGCCGTCTGCAGCAGGTCTGACAATTGTAGGCGGAAACAACAACCAAGGTAAAACCAGCGTTCTGGATGCAATTGCTTGGGCGTTAGGTGGCAACAAATATCGGCCAACTCAGGCAAGCAGAGAGGGTTCAGCAGTTCCACCACATTTGCATATCGTAATGAGCAATGGCCTCATTGTAGAGCGTAAAGGCAAGAACAGCGATTTGAAGGTTATTGATCCAGAGGGCAACAAAGGTGGTCAGCAGCTTCTAAATAGCTTTGTGGAAGAGCTTGCCATTGATCTGCCCAAGTTCATGGAATCAACCGGGAAAGAGAAAGCTCAAACGCTGCTGCAGATCATCGGAGTAGGTGAGCAGCTGGCAAAAATTGAATACGAGGAAAGTCAGCTATACAACCAGCGGCATGCTATTGGCCAGATCGCTGACCAGAAAGATAAGTTTGCTAAAGAACAGGACTACTTCCCTGATGCACCCAAAGAGCTTGTTTCTGTATCTGAATTGATTCAGCAGCAACAGCAGATTTTAGCCCGTAACGGTGAAAATCAGCAGAAACGGCAACAACTGGCTCAGATTATCCAGAAGGTTGAGGCTGAAAAACAGCAGATCGAAAGCCTCAAACAGCAGTTGTTCATTCTTGAAAATGATCACAATTTAACTTTGCTTGATTTGGAAGCAGCACAAAAAACTGCGGCGGATCTCCAGGATGAATCAACAGCAGAGCTTGAAAGAAATATCGCTGAGATTGATGAAATCAATCGGAAGGTTAGAGCAAACTTTGATAAGGATAAAGCCGAGGAAGATGCTGCAGCATATCGTGAACAGTATGGCATTTTGACTGCTCAAATTAGTGGTTTGCGACAGGAGAAAACGGACTTGCTGAATAAGGCTGATTTGCCGCTGCCTGGCCTATCAGTCAATGAAGGTGAGCTGATCTATAACGGCCAGCAATGGGACAATATGAGCGGATCAGATCAGCTGAAAGTCTCAACGGCTATTGTACGGAAGTTGAAGCCTCAATGCGGGTTCATTCTTTTGGATAAGCTGGAGCAAATGGATATGCTGACACTCAAAGAGTTCGGACAATGGTTGGAACAGGAAGGACTGCAGGCAATCGCAACACGGGTCAGCACTGGCGATGAATGCAGCATTGTGATTGAGGATGGTTATGTGAAAGATGCTGAAACCATTCCAGCTGGTTTGACTGAAGGGGCAACCAACGATGCTGCAGAAACAGTGCAGCCAACACAAACATGGAAAGGAGCAGCATTTTAATGAATATTACAAGCGGTAAAGTGGCCAAAGCACAAAAGGTCGTGTTATACGGCGTGGAAGGTATCGGGAAATCAACGTTCGCAAGTCAGTTTCCGGATCCGTTGTTTATTGATACGGAGGATTCAACACTGCATATGGATGTGAAACGTTTTGACAAGCCAACGAGCTGGACCATGCTTATGCAACAAGTTTCATACGTCAAAGCCAATAAGCCGTGTCAGACTTTAGTTATTGACACAATCGATTGGGCCGAAGAAATATGTAAGCGGCATTTGATCGATTCAAATGCTGGATGGACCGCTATTGATGCGGAGGGTTATGGCAAGAAATTCGTTGCCCTGGCAAAAGAAATGGGGGGCTTGCTGAACTTACTCAGTGACGTTGTAGACAGTGGAATAAATGTTGTGATCACTGCCCATGCAATGCTGCGGAAAAAAGAAGAGCCTGACGAAATGGGTGCCTATGATCGTTACGAATTGAAGTTGGAGAAGAAAACAGCGCCCATCGTCAAAGAATGGGCCGATGCGGTATTGTTTGCCAACTATAAGACAACGATTATCACAGATAGCAAGACGGACAGCAAAAAGGCAACTGGTGGCCAACGGATGATGTATACAACCCACCGGCCAGCCTGGGATGCTAAAAACCGCTGGGGGTTAGCTGAGGAATTACCATTTGACTATACACAGATCGCTCAGGCGTTTGCTCAAATGACCATTCAACAGCCTACAGCAGCACCAGATTCACAGTTTGATATTGCTGCAGCTGCACAGGCCATGCCAGTAGAAAATGCGCCGGATCTTTCACCAGAAAGAGAGCAGCAGGCTGTTCCTGAAAGCATTCCCCAATCTGTTGCTGATCTCATGGCCACCAATCAGGTGACTGTTGAAGAGATCATGCAAGTTATTTATCAAGGTGGCTTCATGCCAGCCGATACACCACTGGATAATATCCCGGCCGATCTTTGGGGCTACTTAGCAAGTAACTGGGGCAAGGCGCTGGATTTATTAAATACACAAATTAGAAAATTTTAGGAGGAACTTTTAATGAATAATAACGAAAATGAATTTTTAGACTGGAATAGCGGCTTTGTGGCCGAAGAAAATAGTTTCACTCTTTTACCAGCTGGAGAGTATCAATTTACCGTGACTAACTGGGAAAGAAAAAATTATGACGGGAACAGTGACAAGATCCCGAACGGTGCCCCGTATGCAGAAATCTCTATGGAAATAACTGCACCAGAAGGGAAAACGGTAGTTAAGGAACGTCTATACATGATGAAAAAATTCCAGTGGAAACTGACAGAGTTTTTCGCTTCTATTGGTCAAAATCCTATGATTGGCCAGCCATTCAACCCGAATTGGAACACTGTTTTAGGAAGTATCGGCCGAGTGAAGCTTGAGGTTAACACGTATACAAGCCAAGGGGAAGAAAGAAAAAATAATCGTGTAAAAGAGTTCATTAAATCAACAGCAGCAGTGGCACCACAGCAACAAATTTTCAACCAGCCACCACAACAGAATTTTAACCAACAACCAGCACAGCAGAACTTCAATCAACCTACTCAACAAACAATGCAACAACCACCACAGCAAAATAATGGCTTCACTCCTGGAGCGTTTTAAATCTATGAAAGGGCGGTTTTACCGCCTTTTCTTGAATGAAGAAAGTAGGGATTAAATGACTATCAAATGTGAATATGGTGATGTGATTAGCGTTGAAGAAACTCATTCTAACCACATAAAAATAGAAATGTATGAAGAGGATTCGGGGGCATATGTTGAGCATACCTATTTGACCAAAGACCAAGCCCGTGAATTGATCATAAAGCTGCAAACAATGGCAGAAAAGATGGAGGATTAAGGAGGCAAACAGTTGAAACTTAGACCATACCAAGACGAATCAAAAACAGCCGTTCAAAATGAATGGAAAGAGGGAAAGAAAAGAACGTTGTTAGTGTTACCCACAGGCTGTGGAAAAACGATTGTTTTCAGCAAGATCATTGAGGACCGTGTGCGCTTAGGTGAAAGGGGCCTGGTGTTAGCCCATCGTGGTGAATTACTTGACCAAGCTTCAGACAAGCTGGAAAAGGCCACAGGATTAAAGACTGCCACCGAAAAGGCAGAACAAACCAGTATAGGCAGTTTTTTTCGTGTAGTAGTCGGATCTGTTCAAACGATGCAGCGAGAAAAGCGCCTGAGTATGTTCCCGCCGGATTATTTTGATTTCATTGTAGTTGATGAAGCCCACCATTGCATATCGGATGGCTACCAGCGTGTATTGAAGCATTTTGAATCTGCTAACGTGCTGGGCGTAACTGCCACGCCAGACAGAGGAGACATGCGAAATTTAGGCAGTTACTTTGAATCATTGGCTTATGAGTATTCATTAGTTCAGGCAATTAAAGAAGGCTATTTGTCACCGATCAAAGCGGTAACTGTGCCGCTTAAACTGGACCTGTCAGGGGTTGGCCAGCAGGCCGGAGACTTCAAAACCAAAGACTTAGGCACGGCCCTGGATCCGTACCTGGAAAGTATCGCAGATGAAATGCTGGAATACTGCAAAGATCGCAAAACAGTGGTGTTTCTTCCTTTAGTGAAGACAAGCCAAAAATTCACGGATATTTTAAATAGAAAAGGATTCAAAGCTGCAGAGGTAAATGGAAATAGTGCTGATCGTGCGGAAATCTTAGAAGATTTTGACAAGGATAAATACAACGTTTTGTGTAACTCTATGCTGCTCACTGAGGGCTGGGATTGTCCGAGCGTTGATTGTGTCATTGTGTTGCGGCCCACTAAAGTGCGGAGCCTATACAGCCAAATGGTTGGCCGAGGCACCCGCCTATTTCCTGGAAAGGAAAACCTGTTGCTTATTGATTTTCTATGGCATACAGAGCGCCATGAGCTATGCCGCCCGGCCCATTTAATCGCTGAAACCGAAGAAGTGGCTAAAAAGATGACTGAGAACATTGAAGAAGCTGGAATGCCCCTTGATTTGGAAGAGGCAGAGGTGAAGGCTTCAGAGGATGTTATTGCCCAGCGTGAGGAAGCATTGGCCAAGCAGCTGGCTGAAATGAAGAAACGAAAACGCAAGCTTGTGGATCCGCTGCAATTTGAAATGAGTATTCAAGCGGAGGACTTATCCAGCTATGTTCCGAGCTTCGGTTGGGAAATGTCGCCACCATCGGATAAGCAGGTGCAGGCACTTGAAAAATTCGGCATTATGCCCGATGAAATAGACAACGCCGGTAAAGCTTCACTGTTGCTTGATCGTTTGAACAAGCGAAAGGCTGAAGGTTTGGCCACACCTAAGCAAATACGTTTCTTAGAAGGTCGAGGCTTCAAGCATGTGGGTACTTGGAACTTTGATGGAGCAAAAAATTTGATCGATCGGATTGCTGGGAATGGTTGGAGAGTTCCGGCAGGTATTGATCCTAAAACATATAAAGATTAGGTGAGAAAATGGCGAAAATAATGTATGAGGTCAAATTATACACTGATAACATGCCCTTGTATCATAACAATCTTAGATATTGTGGCAGGTTCAGTGGTGGGGAGACATTTAAAAAACTATCAGAAGCAGAAGAATACGCAAGAAATATTGTGAAAAAGTATAAATGGCTTTCTGGTGGATATGCTCACATTGTAAAAACAACGTACCTTGGTTTTATTGAAGGGTATAAAAATGAGCATGTAAAGGAAATTGAATACAAAGGAGAATAAGCCAGGATGCAAAGAACGCTAGATTTAACTGAATTACTAAACTACATTGATCCAGCAAATCTGGATTATCAGGAATGGGTCAATGTAGGGATGGCCTTAAAGGAAGAAGGGTACACGGCAGAAGACTGGGACGAATGGAGCCAAAGCGATGGCCGTTATCGTCCCGGCGAATGTCTAAAGAAATGGGAAACATTTAAAGGTACGGGCTTGCCAGTCACAGGTGCCACAATCACGCAGCTGGCCAAAGAAAATGGCTGGGAAAGTTCTTATTCTGATGATGATTCTTTTCTTGATTGGAACGATAGTTTTATAGCAACTGATGTGGATAAAGGCTATAAGCTTGTGAAAACTGATTGGGTCATGGGAAAAGAGATCAAGGAGCCAAAGCATTGGGATCCTTCAAAGGAAATAATCGATTACCTGGAAACTGTTTTCTCTCCTGGTGACATTATCAGCTATGTATCAGATGGCTATTTAGATAAAAAGGCCGATGGTACAGAGAAATGGTTGCCAAGAAACGGCATTTATACCCGGACAGCTGGAGAGATCATTGAAGCATTGAGAAAAAATAATGGCGATGTTGGTGCAGTCTTCGGTGATCCCAACCTGGCTTGTGGTGCTTGGATCCGTTTCAATCCTATGGACGGTGAAGGAACCAAAAACACTAATGTAGTGGACTATCGTTATGCCCTTGTGGAATCAGACAGCATGAAAATTGAACAGCAAAATGAAATCCTCAGAGAACTGGAGCTGCCAATTGTGGCATTGACTTATTCAGGAGGGAAAAGCCTTCATGCGATCGTCAAGGTTGATGCAGTCAATTATCCGCAATACCAGGAGCGGGTGGATTATTTATATAAGATCGTTGAAAAAAACGGCCTTAGAGTGGATAAGCAGAACAAGAACCCTTCAAGGCTCACAAGGTTGCCTGGGTTCGTCCGGGGAGATCAAAAGCAGTTCATTATTGCAAAAAATATCGGTAAAGGATCATGGGAAGAATGGCAGGAGTATATCGAGGACATGAACGATAATCTGCCAGATCCGGAAAGCTTGGCCGATCTCTTTGATAGTGAAATTGTGCTGGCACCAGAATTGATCAAGGGCGTTCTGCGCCAAGGTCATAAAATGCTGATTGCTGGACCGTCAAAAGCCGGCAAGTCGTTTCTATTGATGCAGTTGGTTATTGCGATTGCAGAGGGGAAAGAGTGGCTAGGGTTTCCATGCACACAAGGAAAAGTGCTTTATGTCAACCTTGAGCTTGATTCAAATTCTGCCAAAAATCGGATAGTTGAAATTTACAAACGATTAGGCAATGGCCATGCTAATGTATCAAATATAGATATCTGGAATTTACGGGGTAAAACAAGCCCGATGGATAAGCTGGCACCTAAGTTGATCAGACGTGCACAGAAAGCTGGGTACATTGCTGTGGTGATCGATCCAATTTATAAGGTATTAACTGGAGACGAAAACAGTGCCCATGAAATGGCCAACTTTACGAATCAGTTCGATAAGATTGCCACAGAATTAGGTTGTGCAGTGATCTATTGCCACCACCACAGTAAAGGTTCCCAAGGTGGTAAGAACTCAATTGACCGGTCTTCTGGGTCCGGCGTGTTTGCCAGAGATCCGGATGCTATTCTTGATCTGATCGAGCTGCCTGTTACTGAAGATAGGTACATGGTCCAGGAGAATCAAGCGATCTGTGACACCTACGCAAAGGCAATTCAAACCTATAACCCCTCATATGATTCAATAGGCCTTGATGATTATTCCAGTAAAAAGCAAATGGGGCACCATTTAATGGCAGCAATCCAGGCACAACCAACGTTGGCCATCATTGAACAGGAACGCCAGAAAGCTGTTGAGGCAGCAAGGCAGTGCAGTGCTTGGCGATTGGATGGCACGCTGCGGGAGTTCCCAAGATTCAAGACGGTAAACGCCTGGTTTAAGTTCCCGGTGCACGTACTGGATGATTCACTGCAGGATATCACCCTGGAGGATAACCCGAAAGAGAAATGGAAAAAAGGTACTCAGAAATCAAATGAGAGCCGGGCAGATAAATCAAAGCGTGAACTGGAAGAGGCCTTTAATATTCTGAGTGAAGATGGCAGCCCGGTAGACGTTGAACAGCTTGCAG from Enterococcus sp. 9E7_DIV0242 includes these protein-coding regions:
- a CDS encoding LexA family protein — translated: MRSNDEIMDILDQLKDEKGLSISEIARRVDMAKSAVSRYFNRTREFPLNRVDDFAKAFNVKPEYLLGIDFDKPSNLVFLDKIVQIPVLGEIAAGKPITAEQNIEQYIPMVGSSLPSGEIVALNICGDSMSPGIPNGSQVLIRLQPEVEDGEIAAVQVNGDTEATLKRIKRQNGIMLLIADNPDYQPIVVTKDIPARIIGKAVQVIYSL
- a CDS encoding helix-turn-helix domain-containing protein; its protein translation is MTLDLKRLKAERIAKGLTQDEMAEKMGWNTRTPYAKRENGIVSIGANELVKMASILGYESDNLGIFFTDNVPDRERKQPA
- a CDS encoding helix-turn-helix domain containing protein, giving the protein MAAKTWTTKEIQYIKKSALLAETNHVLNADQMAEKLARSIKSVESKIYKMQKDGDLPSIDRSKAFDAENRPFTPKEDKRLISMIKLGAGYEEIGEALGRNKSSVSGRLWRLRQNGKLKHYSKSTWSDKQVQLIIENIKFDENGFVSNYAELAQLTKKRHTQIQQKISKLRKDGLITVQADRTKTSVKSKQAMDQFNCARFGKRMEDKPVTEKVAETNVKVETQSKVVQMIMTVVVAGNEKTINYFSMEGELLAAKKEAIE
- a CDS encoding AAA family ATPase; this encodes MTSIKINKLEIENVKRVKAVKIEPSAAGLTIVGGNNNQGKTSVLDAIAWALGGNKYRPTQASREGSAVPPHLHIVMSNGLIVERKGKNSDLKVIDPEGNKGGQQLLNSFVEELAIDLPKFMESTGKEKAQTLLQIIGVGEQLAKIEYEESQLYNQRHAIGQIADQKDKFAKEQDYFPDAPKELVSVSELIQQQQQILARNGENQQKRQQLAQIIQKVEAEKQQIESLKQQLFILENDHNLTLLDLEAAQKTAADLQDESTAELERNIAEIDEINRKVRANFDKDKAEEDAAAYREQYGILTAQISGLRQEKTDLLNKADLPLPGLSVNEGELIYNGQQWDNMSGSDQLKVSTAIVRKLKPQCGFILLDKLEQMDMLTLKEFGQWLEQEGLQAIATRVSTGDECSIVIEDGYVKDAETIPAGLTEGATNDAAETVQPTQTWKGAAF
- a CDS encoding ATP-binding protein, which gives rise to MNITSGKVAKAQKVVLYGVEGIGKSTFASQFPDPLFIDTEDSTLHMDVKRFDKPTSWTMLMQQVSYVKANKPCQTLVIDTIDWAEEICKRHLIDSNAGWTAIDAEGYGKKFVALAKEMGGLLNLLSDVVDSGINVVITAHAMLRKKEEPDEMGAYDRYELKLEKKTAPIVKEWADAVLFANYKTTIITDSKTDSKKATGGQRMMYTTHRPAWDAKNRWGLAEELPFDYTQIAQAFAQMTIQQPTAAPDSQFDIAAAAQAMPVENAPDLSPEREQQAVPESIPQSVADLMATNQVTVEEIMQVIYQGGFMPADTPLDNIPADLWGYLASNWGKALDLLNTQIRKF
- a CDS encoding DEAD/DEAH box helicase; protein product: MKLRPYQDESKTAVQNEWKEGKKRTLLVLPTGCGKTIVFSKIIEDRVRLGERGLVLAHRGELLDQASDKLEKATGLKTATEKAEQTSIGSFFRVVVGSVQTMQREKRLSMFPPDYFDFIVVDEAHHCISDGYQRVLKHFESANVLGVTATPDRGDMRNLGSYFESLAYEYSLVQAIKEGYLSPIKAVTVPLKLDLSGVGQQAGDFKTKDLGTALDPYLESIADEMLEYCKDRKTVVFLPLVKTSQKFTDILNRKGFKAAEVNGNSADRAEILEDFDKDKYNVLCNSMLLTEGWDCPSVDCVIVLRPTKVRSLYSQMVGRGTRLFPGKENLLLIDFLWHTERHELCRPAHLIAETEEVAKKMTENIEEAGMPLDLEEAEVKASEDVIAQREEALAKQLAEMKKRKRKLVDPLQFEMSIQAEDLSSYVPSFGWEMSPPSDKQVQALEKFGIMPDEIDNAGKASLLLDRLNKRKAEGLATPKQIRFLEGRGFKHVGTWNFDGAKNLIDRIAGNGWRVPAGIDPKTYKD
- a CDS encoding AAA family ATPase; protein product: MQRTLDLTELLNYIDPANLDYQEWVNVGMALKEEGYTAEDWDEWSQSDGRYRPGECLKKWETFKGTGLPVTGATITQLAKENGWESSYSDDDSFLDWNDSFIATDVDKGYKLVKTDWVMGKEIKEPKHWDPSKEIIDYLETVFSPGDIISYVSDGYLDKKADGTEKWLPRNGIYTRTAGEIIEALRKNNGDVGAVFGDPNLACGAWIRFNPMDGEGTKNTNVVDYRYALVESDSMKIEQQNEILRELELPIVALTYSGGKSLHAIVKVDAVNYPQYQERVDYLYKIVEKNGLRVDKQNKNPSRLTRLPGFVRGDQKQFIIAKNIGKGSWEEWQEYIEDMNDNLPDPESLADLFDSEIVLAPELIKGVLRQGHKMLIAGPSKAGKSFLLMQLVIAIAEGKEWLGFPCTQGKVLYVNLELDSNSAKNRIVEIYKRLGNGHANVSNIDIWNLRGKTSPMDKLAPKLIRRAQKAGYIAVVIDPIYKVLTGDENSAHEMANFTNQFDKIATELGCAVIYCHHHSKGSQGGKNSIDRSSGSGVFARDPDAILDLIELPVTEDRYMVQENQAICDTYAKAIQTYNPSYDSIGLDDYSSKKQMGHHLMAAIQAQPTLAIIEQERQKAVEAARQCSAWRLDGTLREFPRFKTVNAWFKFPVHVLDDSLQDITLEDNPKEKWKKGTQKSNESRADKSKRELEEAFNILSEDGSPVDVEQLADYLEIARTTVYTRVKKHEKFKAEDGFVSKENEK